From a single Planctellipticum variicoloris genomic region:
- a CDS encoding efflux RND transporter permease subunit: MNPITFALRRPFTVMVGVVAVVLACAVALRPKVVDQAMRSLGVELPLQTMKVDIFPALNLPVIYVCQPYGGMDPAQMEGLLTNYYEYHFLYISNIHHVESRNIQGTALMKLHFHPGTDMAQAMAETINYVNRSRAFMPPGTVSPFVMRFDTGSVPVGYLVLSSATRTVGEIQDQALFKVRPNFSALPGVSAPPPFGGSARTIVIRANPERLKSYSISPDEVVTALAAGNAVSPSGNLHIGTMYPVVPTNALVRDIQDLGSIPIRTGDGPPVFLRDIGSIEDSTDLPTGYALVNGRRAVYILATKRAEASTMSVIDEIKSALPAMQSDLPEDIRVSFEFDQSPYVTRAIRSLFTEGALGALLTGLMVLLFLRDWRSALVVVLNIPLAIMASILGLWMCGHTINLMTLGGLALAVGILVDEATVEIENIHTQFLKTDSIALAVRLGNAQTAVPRLLAMLCVLAVFVPSFFMQGAARNLFVPLSLAVGFSMIASYILSSTFVPVLSVWLLRHAGHPAGPSRKTAFDRFTSLYEGLVTRLVSLRWIVIPVYAAACLLVIVGVGGELGLEIFPSAGVDEFRLRFRAPDGTHFDTTEQYALGVLDAIGEHVGPQNVALTLGYVGTIPSSFPINGVFQWSRGPEEGILRIALKHGSGIDTERAKDELRGLLAGRFPELRFSFEPADIVSEVMSFGSPTPIEIAARGANMDDSRKYMLEVQRELGTIASLRDVQIAQSLDYPTVNIRVDREKASYSGTTAAQIARSVVAATSSTRFVAQNYWPDPKSGIGYQVQVEIPQPTMTQADDLAALPIGESDGQALLLRDVAAITPGTMPGQFDRYNMKREITLTANVAGDDLGSVASQVNSVLSRLEKDGKRPKGVTTELRGQIPPLRQIISGLGVGLLLAILVIFLLLTANFQSLRLALTTVSTAPAVLTGVVLALWITGSTLNIQSFIGAIMAIGVAMANAILLVTFAEESRRELHDSRLAAIRGAHRRLRAILMTSLAMGAGMIPMALGLGEEGAQTAPLGRAVIGGLIGATFATLLVLPAIFALLQSRAPNRSASLDPLDKQSPQYQPNAASLFPSA; this comes from the coding sequence ATGAACCCAATCACGTTTGCACTGCGTCGGCCGTTCACGGTGATGGTCGGCGTCGTGGCCGTGGTGCTCGCCTGCGCGGTCGCGCTCCGCCCGAAGGTGGTGGATCAGGCGATGAGATCGCTGGGCGTCGAGTTGCCGCTGCAGACGATGAAGGTCGACATTTTTCCCGCGCTGAATCTGCCGGTGATTTACGTCTGTCAGCCGTACGGCGGTATGGACCCCGCTCAGATGGAGGGGCTGCTGACCAACTACTACGAGTATCACTTCCTTTATATCAGCAACATCCACCACGTGGAGAGCCGGAACATTCAGGGGACGGCCCTGATGAAGCTGCATTTCCACCCTGGAACCGACATGGCCCAGGCGATGGCGGAGACGATCAACTACGTCAATCGTTCCCGCGCGTTCATGCCGCCGGGAACCGTGTCGCCGTTCGTGATGCGGTTCGACACGGGGAGCGTGCCGGTCGGCTATCTGGTGCTGTCGAGCGCGACCCGGACGGTGGGGGAAATCCAGGACCAGGCGCTGTTCAAAGTCCGGCCGAACTTCTCGGCCCTGCCGGGGGTGTCCGCTCCGCCGCCGTTCGGCGGCAGCGCGCGGACGATTGTGATCCGGGCGAACCCGGAGCGATTGAAGTCCTACAGCATCTCGCCGGACGAGGTGGTGACGGCGCTGGCCGCGGGGAATGCGGTGAGTCCGTCGGGGAATCTGCATATCGGTACGATGTATCCCGTCGTGCCGACGAACGCCCTGGTCCGGGACATTCAGGATCTGGGGAGCATTCCGATCCGGACGGGGGACGGGCCGCCGGTGTTCCTGCGGGACATCGGTTCGATCGAGGATTCGACCGACCTGCCGACGGGCTATGCACTCGTGAACGGCCGCCGGGCGGTCTACATCCTGGCGACCAAGCGCGCGGAAGCTTCGACGATGAGCGTCATCGACGAGATCAAGTCGGCGCTCCCCGCGATGCAGTCGGATCTCCCGGAAGACATTCGCGTTTCGTTTGAGTTCGACCAGTCCCCGTACGTCACTCGCGCAATTCGCAGCCTGTTTACGGAAGGCGCTCTGGGAGCGCTGCTCACGGGACTGATGGTACTGCTGTTCCTCCGCGACTGGCGGAGTGCGCTGGTCGTGGTGCTGAACATTCCGCTGGCGATTATGGCCTCGATTCTGGGGCTGTGGATGTGCGGGCATACGATCAACCTGATGACGCTCGGCGGGCTGGCGCTGGCGGTGGGGATTCTGGTCGACGAGGCGACCGTCGAGATCGAGAATATTCATACGCAGTTCCTGAAGACGGACTCGATCGCCCTGGCGGTCCGGCTGGGGAACGCTCAGACGGCCGTGCCGCGGCTCCTGGCGATGCTGTGCGTGCTGGCGGTGTTCGTGCCGTCGTTCTTCATGCAGGGGGCCGCCAGGAATCTGTTTGTCCCGCTGTCGCTGGCGGTGGGCTTCTCGATGATTGCGTCCTACATTCTGTCCAGCACGTTCGTTCCGGTGCTGTCGGTCTGGCTGCTGCGGCACGCGGGCCACCCGGCGGGACCGTCCCGGAAGACGGCCTTCGACCGGTTCACCAGCCTGTACGAGGGACTCGTCACTCGTCTGGTGTCGCTGCGCTGGATTGTCATTCCGGTCTACGCGGCGGCGTGCCTTCTGGTGATCGTCGGCGTGGGGGGGGAATTGGGGCTGGAGATTTTTCCCAGCGCCGGCGTCGATGAATTCCGGCTGCGATTTCGCGCACCGGATGGAACGCACTTCGACACGACCGAGCAATACGCACTGGGCGTCCTCGACGCGATCGGCGAGCATGTCGGTCCGCAGAACGTGGCTTTGACGCTGGGCTACGTGGGGACGATTCCCTCCAGCTTTCCGATCAACGGCGTTTTTCAGTGGTCGCGCGGCCCGGAAGAGGGGATTCTGCGGATCGCGCTCAAACATGGCAGCGGGATCGATACCGAACGAGCCAAGGATGAACTGCGCGGCCTGCTGGCGGGCAGGTTCCCCGAGCTGCGATTTTCCTTCGAACCCGCCGACATCGTCAGCGAGGTCATGAGCTTCGGCTCGCCGACGCCCATTGAAATCGCGGCCCGCGGGGCGAACATGGACGACAGCCGCAAGTACATGCTCGAAGTCCAGCGGGAACTGGGGACGATTGCCAGCCTGCGCGACGTGCAGATTGCACAGTCGCTCGACTATCCGACCGTGAACATCCGTGTGGACCGGGAGAAGGCGTCCTACAGCGGCACGACTGCCGCTCAGATCGCCCGCTCCGTCGTGGCGGCGACGTCCTCCACCCGGTTCGTGGCGCAGAACTACTGGCCCGATCCGAAGAGCGGCATCGGGTATCAGGTGCAGGTGGAAATTCCGCAGCCGACGATGACTCAGGCGGACGATCTGGCCGCCCTGCCCATCGGCGAAAGCGACGGGCAGGCGCTGCTGTTGCGAGACGTCGCCGCGATTACGCCCGGCACGATGCCCGGTCAGTTTGACCGGTACAACATGAAGCGGGAGATTACGCTCACCGCCAACGTGGCGGGAGACGACCTGGGATCGGTGGCCAGTCAGGTGAACTCGGTCCTGTCCCGGCTGGAGAAGGACGGCAAGAGGCCGAAGGGCGTGACGACGGAATTGCGGGGACAGATCCCGCCGCTGCGACAGATCATCAGCGGTCTGGGGGTGGGGCTGCTGCTGGCCATCCTCGTCATCTTCCTGCTGCTGACGGCGAACTTTCAGTCGCTGCGGCTGGCGTTGACGACGGTCTCGACTGCGCCGGCCGTGCTGACGGGCGTCGTGCTGGCCCTCTGGATCACCGGCTCCACGCTCAACATTCAATCGTTCATCGGCGCGATCATGGCCATTGGCGTGGCAATGGCCAACGCCATTCTGCTCGTGACGTTTGCTGAAGAATCGCGCCGGGAACTGCACGATTCCCGCCTGGCGGCGATCCGCGGCGCCCATCGGCGGCTGCGCGCCATTCTGATGACGAGCCTGGCGATGGGGGCTGGGATGATCCCGATGGCCCTGGGGCTCGGGGAGGAAGGGGCTCAAACCGCGCCGCTCGGTCGGGCGGTGATTGGCGGGCTGATCGGGGCCACATTCGCCACGCTGCTGGTTCTCCCCGCCATTTTTGCCTTGCTGCAGAGCCGGGCTCCGAATCGTTCGGCGTCGCTCGATCCGCTGGACAAGCAGAGTCCGCAGTATCAGCCGAACGCCGCTTCGTTGTTCCCCTCGGCCTGA